In the genome of Candidatus Cloacimonas sp., the window ACTGTTTCTACATTACGCAACATTTTGCGCACTGCGTCATCGGGGAATGGCCAGATAGTTAAGGGTCTTAACAGACCGACTTTAATGCCTTCCGCTCTGGCAGAGGCAATTGCGGCTTTGGCAGCTCGCGAAGTGATTCCGGCTGCAAAAATGGCAATTTTGGCATCGTCCATCCGGTAGCTTTCAATCTGAACAAGGTCGCGAATATTATACGATATCTTTTTGCGTAAACGTTCCATCATTTCTGCCGCTTCACTTGGTTTATTTGTTGGAAAGCCATGTGCATCATGGGTTAAACCGGTTACATGAAAACGGTAACCTTCTCCATAACTGGCAAGCGGAGAAAGGTATTTTTGGTTTTCATCGTAGTGTTTATACCATTGAGGCGGAACGGTTGGTTTGATCCGATTGATAATTCGGACATTGGCAATATCAGGTAAGCAAACTGCTTCGCGCATATGAGCAATTACTTCATCCAATAGCAAGATTACGCAAGTGCGATATTTTTCGCTTAAATTTACGGCGCGAATGGTTAATTCATAACTTTCTTTCACGGAATCCGGGTATAGAACAATGGCTGGAGAATCACCATGCGAACCCCATTTGGATTGCATAATATCTCCCTGAGCAGGACTGGTAGGCATTCCTGTGCTGGGACCAACTCTTTGGACATCTACAACCACGCAAGGGGTCTCAGTTATTTTGGCAAAACCGATTCCTTCTTGCATCAACGAAAAACCGGGTCCGCTGGTAGCCGTTAACGATTTTGCTCCGGCCAAAGAAGCTCCTATTATAGCGCAAATGGAGGCAAGTTCATCTTCCATTTGAATAAATGTTCCATTTCTTTTGGGAAGCTCAGCCGCTAAAATTTCCGCTATTTCCGTGGAAGGAGTGATTGGGTAACCGGCAAAGAAATTTACTCCCGCATCCAATGCTCCCAGGGCAACTGCTTCATTACCTTGCATCAGAACTGTTTTCCGTTCTCGTTTTTTGGGCGTATCCACTGGTTTACTTTCCAATTTGGCAGCTTTCGTTATTTTTTCTGTTTTGATTTTGTCTTTTTCTGTCATCACTTGCTCCTTCAACGATCCTTGGCACCGGTTATGGCAAAATCGGGACACAGCAAATCGCAGGTCTCACAATGAATGCATTTTTCCGGTGCTTGCACATAAGGCGAGCCGTCACTTTTTCTGCCCAGACAGCCAGTTGGACAAAAAGCTACACAAATACCACATTTTTTACACCAATTATAATATATGAGGACAGGTGAATCCTCATCACAAGGAGCTTTTACTTCCGTTATTTCTACTTCCATTTTTTCGGGAGTATCTTCTGCGTGTATAATCATGCCCATACGGTCTTTTTCGACTTTTTTGGACATTCTTTCCTCCATCATTTTACTTATTTTGCCAAGACATTTTTAAAGAAATTGCCTAAGCGTTTGCAGCCCTCAATGTTCGTTTCAATAG includes:
- a CDS encoding 2-oxoacid:acceptor oxidoreductase subunit alpha, whose protein sequence is MTEKDKIKTEKITKAAKLESKPVDTPKKRERKTVLMQGNEAVALGALDAGVNFFAGYPITPSTEIAEILAAELPKRNGTFIQMEDELASICAIIGASLAGAKSLTATSGPGFSLMQEGIGFAKITETPCVVVDVQRVGPSTGMPTSPAQGDIMQSKWGSHGDSPAIVLYPDSVKESYELTIRAVNLSEKYRTCVILLLDEVIAHMREAVCLPDIANVRIINRIKPTVPPQWYKHYDENQKYLSPLASYGEGYRFHVTGLTHDAHGFPTNKPSEAAEMMERLRKKISYNIRDLVQIESYRMDDAKIAIFAAGITSRAAKAAIASARAEGIKVGLLRPLTIWPFPDDAVRKMLRNVETVIVPELNQGQLIYEVQRLTKEKSDGGLIPINKVSSELITPNEILSKIKEVC
- a CDS encoding 4Fe-4S binding protein, which gives rise to MSKKVEKDRMGMIIHAEDTPEKMEVEITEVKAPCDEDSPVLIYYNWCKKCGICVAFCPTGCLGRKSDGSPYVQAPEKCIHCETCDLLCPDFAITGAKDR